Proteins from a genomic interval of Zingiber officinale cultivar Zhangliang chromosome 1B, Zo_v1.1, whole genome shotgun sequence:
- the LOC122040865 gene encoding cullin-1-like: MKKKRAVPKPILFGEGWEVIEQGVTKMKRILEGLPEPPFTCEEYMKIYTRIHDMCIQRSPHDTTEKLYTKYKEVIMEYITSVVLPSLKDKHDEFLLRELVIRWSNHKVMSKWLSRFFSYLNRFFIKRNSLPSLDEVAFTCFQDQVYKVTKGKVKDAVISLIDQERGGEQIDRGLLKNVIEIFVEIGTDKMDYYKNDFEEEMLKETASYYSRKASNWILIESFPDYMLKVEECLRKEKDRVVHYLHATSEPKLIEQVRHEVLCVYSSQLLENEKSGCCVLIQEHKVDDLSRMYKLFSKIDDGLCRISQIYKKHVTVEGTTLVKKTDDVASNKEAEKRVVVGLQEQTFVREVIELHDKNMPLVNDCFQNHTLFRKVLKEAFEIFLNKTVAGSSTAELLVNYCDNILKKGGSEKYSDEAIEQILEKAVNLLGYIYDKDLFVEFYRKKLARRLLFDKSANEDHERSILTKLKQQNGTHFTSKLEGMVTDMTLARETQADFKDYLQCNPRTNPGIDLSVTVLTTGFWPSYRSSDFHLPFEMTKCIQAFAEFYPTKTNSRKLTWIYSLGTCNITAKFELQTIELIVTTYQAAVLLLFNDSDRLSYSEIMSQLNLADDDVVRLLQSLCCLKYKLLNKEPNTNSISSDDVFAFNSKFTNKMRRIRIPLPIVDEKKKILEVVDKDRKYVVDACLIRIMKSRKVLNHQQLITECVEQLKVFKPDLKLIKKRIEDLINREYLERDSENLNLYRYLA; encoded by the exons ATGAAGAAGAAAAGGGCGGTGCCGAAGCCGATCCTTTTCGGCGAAGGGTGGGAGGTCATCGAGCAAGGCGTCACCAAGATGAAGAGGATCTTGGAAGGGCTTCCCGAACCGCCTTTCACATGCGAGGAATACATGAAGATCTACAC AAGAATCCACGATATGTGTATCCAAAGGTCTCCGCACGATACCACGGAGAAATTGTACACAAAGTACAAGGAAGTGATCATGGAGTATATAACTTCCGTG GTATTGCCCTCTTTGAAGGACAAGCATGATGAGTTTTTGTTAAGGGAACTGGTCATAAGATGGTCAAATCATAAAGTTATGAGCAAATGGCTTTCACGTTTTTTTTCGTACCTTAATCGATTTTTCATCAAGCGGAACTCACTTCCATCACTTGATGAAGTTGCATTTACATGTTTTCAAGACCAG GTTTATAAGGTGACTAAAGGAAAAGTTAAAGATGCAGTCATTTCTTTG ATTGATCAAGAGCGCGGTGGTGAACAAATTGATAGGGGTTTGTTGAAGAATGTTATTGAAATTTTTGTTGAAATTGGAACGGACAAGATggattattataaaaatgattttgaagaaGAAATGCTTAAAGAAACAGCATCCTATTACTCTAGAAAAGCTTCAAATTGGATTCTCATCGAATCATTCCCAGATTACATGTTAAAG GTTGAGGAGTGCTTAAGGAAGGAGAAGGATAGGGTCGTTCATTATTTGCATGCTACTAGTGAACCAAAATTGATAGAG CAAGTGCGTCATGAGGTTCTATGTGTTTATTCAAGCCAACTTTTGGAAAATGAAAAGTCTGGTTGCTGTGTCTTAATTCAAGAACACAAG GTGGATGATCTCTCACGGATGTACAAGCTTTTTTCAAAGATAGACGATGGCCTATGTCGTATCTCTCAAATTTATAAGAAG CATGTGACTGTTGAGGGTACAACTTTAGTTAAAAAAACAGATGATGTTGCAAGTAATAAGGAG GCAGAGAAAAGGGTTGTTGTTGGCTTGCAAGAACAG ACTTTTGTTAGGGAAGTTATTGAACTTCATGACAAGAACATGCCACTCGTGAATGATTGTTTCCAAAATCATACTCTTTTCCGTAAG GTACTCAAAGAGGCATTTGAGATTTTTCTCAATAAGACTGTTGCTGGTAGCTCAACTGCTGAGTTACTGGTTAACTATTGTGATAATATTCTTAAGAAGGGTGGAAGTGAGAAATATAGTGATGAAGCAATTGAACAAATACTTGAAAAG GCTGTGAATTTGCTTGGTTATATCTATGACAAAGATTTATTTGTTGAGTTCTATAG GAAAAAGCTTGCTAGGAGGTTGTTATTCGACAAAAGTGCTAATGAGGACCATGAGAGAAGCATCTTAACAAAACTAAAGCAACAAAATGGTACACATTTTACCTCAAAGTTGGAGGGAATG GTAACTGATATGACCCTCGCTAGAGAAACACAAGCTGATTTTAAGGATTATCTTCAATGTAATCCACGTACAAATCCAGGGATAGATTTATCAGTTACTGTTTTGACAACTGGATTTTGGCCATCTTATAGATCATCTGATTTCCACCTTCCATTTGAAATG ACTAAATGTATACAAGCTTTCGCGGAGTTCTATCCGACAAAAACAAACAGTAGAAAGCTCACATGGATATATTCTTTGGGGACATGCAATATTACAGCCAAGTTCGAATTGCAAACCATAGAGCTTATTGTGACAACATATCAG GCTGCAGTTCTTCTGCTCTTTAATGACTCAGATCGATTAAGCTACTCGGAGATCATGTCTCAGCTTAATTTAGCCGATGACGATGTAGTCAGATTGCTTCAATCCCTTTGTTGCTTGAAATATAAACTTCTGAATAAAGAACCAAATACAAATTCTATTTCTTCAGATGACGTCTTTGCGTTCAATTCAAAATTCACCAACAAAATGAGAAGGATCAGG ATACCCCTTCCAATTGTGGATgaaaaaaagaaaatacttgaaGTCGTGGACAAGGATAGAAAGTATGTTGTTGATGCCTGCCTGATTCGCATTATGAAAAGTCGCAAAGTATTGAATCATCAACAGTTGATTACAGAATGTGTCGAACAACTTAAAGTGTTCAAG CCTGACTTGAAACTAATTAAGAAGCGTATTGAAGATTTGATAAATAGAGAATATCTAGAGAGAGACTCGGAGAATCTGAATCTGTACAGATACTTGGCTTGA